From one Planococcus citri chromosome 3, ihPlaCitr1.1, whole genome shotgun sequence genomic stretch:
- the LOC135842137 gene encoding snRNA-activating protein complex subunit 4-like isoform X1, whose amino-acid sequence MDSEDECDDSADRPLTSIQTNDSSSKNTDEKTDENTPEYTNLSNVRCYEIVPCIGNEPSIENVPCTDYIVPCDDDIRTDFSEDDDNGNEIIREIKLITPAASIELDQNNDRVLNDLIVNCIQDERLRNELLDLNAQLERNIESCNKVAAEAMTALLEKKNLIKEYKIIGEKLERLRSADTVKLKRVKKKISKHSAETGHNRHSYFCRFGIPYFKDRARYQADYNADLRELYCRNQLMLFKLPKTRRFLKKDAKSFDTLVLQQLKNRRVDQLNLFLKNVNKEIVSVHGHDTPDELLERRRKIQDAIKETLNVSDLRDTKVWNIKVNFSALPIDETQYRFRSEDYERLWNLLANPDLNREDFTPDETSKMKDLAAQYGAQDWDRIAQLLGTNRSAFACFTKYVSVIKKGKNIPWTKEEDELLLKLGSKMNVDDGKKGTIYHWWRTIRRHFPHRTYSQIHAHWSYVLAPQLKKGRFTKEEHRVIMKYKKENKSYSEIAKLVGSRSCVQIRAHFENYGTTSNVKIGAWTRDEEAMLLELIREHGDKNWVTISESIKTRNRTQCRLKYVQMKNNPNPRHDPSSDEGKNYRKGRWTAEENEIFAKLLEKYGCRWAKISKEMKTRSRLQCSVKYKADYKMKEKQTNEKKTS is encoded by the coding sequence ATGGATTCTGAAGACGAATGCGATGACTCGGCTGACCGACCGCTTACGTCTATACAAACCAACGACTCCTCCTCGAAGAATACAGACGAGAAAACCGATGAAAACACACCGGAATACACGAACCTGTCTAACGTACGTTGCTACGAAATCGTACCTTGCATCGGAAACGAACCCAGCATCGAAAACGTACCTTGCACCGACTACATAGTACCTTGCGATGACGACATCCGGACAGATTTCTCCGAAGATGACGATAACGGTAACGAAATAATCAGAGAGATCAAACTAATCACTCCTGCCGCTTCGATCGAACTGGACCAAAACAACGATCGAGTTTTGAACGACTTAATCGTTAATTGTATCCAAGACGAGAGGTTAAGAAACGAATTACTAGATCTGAACGCGCAACTCGAGAGAAATATAGAAAGTTGTAATAAAGTTGCGGCTGAAGCGATGACGGCATtgttagagaaaaaaaacctgatAAAAGAGTATAAAATAATCGGAGAGAAACTCGAACGGCTTCGTTCGGCCGATACTGTCAAACTGAAAAGAGTAAAGAAGAAAATAAGCAAACATAGTGCCGAAACTGGCCACAATCGTCATTCGTACTTTTGTCGCTTCGGTATACCATATTTTAAAGATAGAGCACGTTACCAGGCTGATTATAATGCCGATTTAAGAGAATTATATTGTAGAAACCAATTAATGCTTTTTAAATTACCCAAAACGcgtagatttctgaaaaaagacgCCAAATCTTTCGATACGTTGGTTTTACAACAGTTGAAAAATAGACGCGTCGATCagcttaatttatttttgaaaaatgtgaataaaGAAATCGTATCAGTTCACGGGCACGATACGCCGGATGAATTATTAGAACGTAGACGAAAAATTCAAGACGCTATTAAAGAAACGTTGAACGTATCCGATCTGAGAGATACCAAAGTCTGGAACATAAAAGTGAATTTCTCAGCTTTACCCATCGACGAAACTCAGTATAGATTTCGTTCCGAAGATTACGAAAGATTATGGAATCTGTTGGCTAATCCCGATCTTAATCGAGAAGATTTTACTCCGGATGAAACGTCCAAAATGAAAGATCTAGCTGCCCAATACGGTGCTCAAGATTGGGACCGGATTGCTCAACTCTTAGGCACTAATAGATCAGCATTCGCCTGTTTTACCAAATACGTATCGGTTATTAAGAAAGGTAAAAATATACCGTGGACCAAAGAAGAAGATGAATTGCTGCTTAAACTCGGCTCGAAAATGAACGTAGATGATGGCAAAAAAGGAACTATATATCATTGGTGGAGAACTATTCGTAGACATTTTCCCCATCGTACCTACAGCCAAATACACGCCCATTGGTCTTACGTTTTAGCTCCTCAATTGAAAAAAGGCCGATTCACCAAAGAAGAGCATCGCGTCATcatgaaatacaaaaaagaaaacaaatcgtACAGTGAAATCGCCAAACTCGTCGGTAGTCGATCCTGCGTTCAAATTCGAGCACATTTCGAAAATTACGGTACGACCAGTAACGTAAAGATTGGCGCGTGGACCAGAGACGAAGAAGCTATGTTACTCGAATTAATAAGGGAACACGGTGATAAAAACTGGGTCACGATTAGCGAATCGATTAAAACCAGGAATCGAACTCAATGTAGATTGAAATACGTTCAGATGAAGAATAATCCAAACCCTCGCCACGATCCGTCTTCCGATGAAGgtaaaaattaccgaaaaggACGCTGGACCGCCGAAGAGAACGAAATATTTGCCAAGTTGCTCGAAAAGTATGGTTGCCGTTGGGCCAAGATTAGTAAAGAAATGAAAACTCGGTCTAGATTGCAGTGCTCAGTCAAGTACAAAGCTGATtacaaaatgaaagagaaaCAAACAAATGAGAAGAAAACATCGTAA
- the LOC135842139 gene encoding RNA-binding protein 42 — protein sequence MGDFSDNKMQTMVDEMTRFEEEIGMPYIPPKMDPRTAANPQYVIRTNTFNQAQQNLMQGPETTMFVPNQVLNRPQTMPAQGSVNPAYPSNVNPYNQPIPPPPQPPSFAAPMIMRPETINRPTSTAPAVSNPPTHRPDPSFFPRSTTAAAAAPAVPENKPETNADGTPKVVLSATPKLYAPKIETYDYTIPVPSSTNYDYSKPTEYKKKNDPNKPDYIKKDGKQYALPSISPYDPVKKSKKQKKFIRVSGGQTWEDPTLSEWEDGDFRLFCGDLGNDVTDELLTRIFSRYPSFTKARVVRDKRTNKTKGFGFISFKDPQDFIKASKEMNGRYVGSRPIKLRKSTWKNRNLDSVKKKEKEKAALIALLTGKN from the exons ATGGGGGACTTCAGCGATAATAAAATGCAAACAATGGTCGATGAGATGACGAG GTTCGAGGAAGAGATAGGAATGCCTTACATTCCACCCAAAATGGACCCTCGTACTGCTGCCAATCCGCAGTACGTGATTCGTACAAATACCTTTAATCAAGCTCAACAAAACCTTATGCAAGGTCCCGAAACTACCATGTTTGTACCGAATCAAGTGTTGAATCGGCCACAAACGATGCCAGCTCAAG GATCCGTGAATCCAGCTTACCCGAGTAATGTGAATCCCTACAATCAGCCGATACCACCGCCGCCTCAACCGCCATCTTTCGCAGCTCCAATGATCATGAGACCGGAAACGATTAATAGACCGACCTCAACTGCGCCTGCTGTATCTAATCCTCCAACACATCGACCTGATCCGTCTTTTTTCCCTAGAAGTACTACAGCAGCTGCTGCTGCGCCTGCGGTACCTGAAAATAAGCCCGAGACGAATGCAGATGGTACTCCCAAAGTTGTGTTGAG CGCTACTCCCAAGCTTTACGCTCCTAAAATTGAAACGTACGATTACACAATTCCGGTCCCTTCTAGTACCAATTACGATTATTCGAAACCTACCgagtataagaaaaaaaatgacccgAATAAACCGGATTACATCAAGAAAGACGGCAAGCAATACGCTCTACCTAGTATTTCACCTTACGATCCGgtaaagaaaagtaaaaaacagaaaaaattcatcagggTGTCCGGTGGACAAACTTGGGAAGATCCTACACTAAGCGAATGGGAAGATG GTGATTTTAGATTATTTTGCGGCGATTTAGGAAATGACGTAACCGACGAATTATTGACTAGGATATTCAGCAGGTATCCTTCTTTTACGAAGGCTCGAGTAGTCCGCGATAAACGTACGAATAAAACCAAAGGATTTGGATTTATATCTTTCAAAGACCCGCAAGATTTCATCAAAGCTTCTAAAGAAATGAATg GTCGATACGTCGGAAGCCGTCCGATCAAATTAAGGAAAAGTACGTGGAAGAATCGTAATTTAGATAGCGttaaaaagaaggaaaaagaGAAAGCAGCTTTGATAGCGTTACTCACTGGTAAAAATTAA
- the LOC135842137 gene encoding cell division cycle protein 23 homolog isoform X2, producing MYQLNISTFDNIEDSSFNSYNLQAIKTSIRKFSVECGLRGLYKTKKWLAELNYSLDNVTADETVTEVEIDAEGYETFLMANCLFPLHEYARGSYFVKSVNTERSTFLNFYCMFKMLEQNKPMDFTDMNTTTKWDYFSCLKKLNEMLQNHLSENIRDGFTYYLKGLVSVKLGSRNAAMDCFCKAVHHLPLLWEAWDELSNLVNDRITLSKLNLRSHWMKEFFLSQTYAKIQRNDEALNTLWALHDNGFSKSHFLLSRIAAVYHNRRDVGEALNLFKRMQSEDPYRIEDLDTYSNLLYVSDMKKELAHLAHHVFSINRYTAQACCVVGNYFSMRGDHAKSAAYFQRAVKLNSNYMSALILRGHEFMEMKNTRGAITSYRDAVAMNPQDYRAWYGFGQTYEILKMPFYSLHYYKRAQLIRPDDSLMLIALGEVFEKLNRFGEAMRCYKRARNVGDIDSLALSGLARLFTELNEEEEAAGAYKQLVKEGSAFNKEYADAHRYLAYHHLKLSQFHLAFQFAQLCLNFEETKEEGKALLKEIATRRELEECKNFDTQSVSNNLFQI from the exons ATGTATCAATTAAATATATCGACTTTCGATAACATCGAAGACAGTTCTTTCAATTCTTACAATTTGCAAGCTATCAAGACATCTATTCGTAAATTCTCCGTAGAGTGTGGTCTCAGAGGATtatacaaaactaaaaaatg GCTGGCAGAGTTGAACTATTCTTTGGATAATGTTACCGCTGACGAAACCGTTACAGAAGTAGAAATAGATGCCGAAGGATACGAAACGTTTTTAATGGCGAATTGCCTATTTCCTCTTCACGAATATGCTCG TGGCTCGTATTTCGTTAAATCTGTCAACACCGAACGTTCGacgtttttaaacttttattgCATGTTTAAAATGCTGGAACAAAACAAACCGATGGATTTCACCGATATGAATACGACAACCAAATGGGATTATTTTTCGTGTCTTAAAAAGCTAAACGAAATGTTACAAAACCATCTAAGCGAGAATATTCGAGATGGGTTCACTTATTACTTGAAAGGTTTAGTATCGGTGAAATTGGGTAGTCGGAATGCGGCGATGGATTGTTTTTGTAAAGCTGTGCATCATTTACCTTTACTGTGGGAAGCTTGGGACGAGCTTTCTAATCTAGTTAACGATAGAATTACC tTATCGAAACTGAATCTGAGATCTCATTGGATGAAAGAGTTTTTTCTTAGTCAAACGTACGCTAAAATACAACGAAATGACGAAGCACTGAATACGTTGTGGGCTTTACACGataatggattttcaaaaagtcattttttactTTCTCGTATCGCTGCTGTGTATCATAACAGAAGAG ATGTTGGTGAAGCATTGAACCTATTCAAACGTATGCAATCGGAGGATCCTTACAGAATCGAAGATCTAGATACATACTCGAATTTACTTTACGTTAGTGATATGAAAAAAGAACTAGCTCACTTGGCTCATCATGTATTCTCGATAAATAGATATACAGCTCAAGCATGCTGCGTTGTTG GTAATTACTTCAGTATGCGTGGAGATCATGCTAAATCAGCCGCCTATTTTCAAAGAGCAGTTAAACTGAATTCAAATTACATGTCAGCTTTGATTTTACGAGGTCACGAGTTCATGGAGATGAAAAATACTCGAGGTGCCATCACCAGTTACAGAGATGCTGTTG CCATGAATCCTCAAGACTACCGAGCGTGGTACGGTTTCGGTCAAACGtacgaaatattgaaaatgccATTTTATTCGTTGCACTACTACAAGCGAGCCCAGCTCATCAGACCCGACGATAGTTTAATGCTCATCGCCTTAGGTGAAGTTTTTGAGAAACTTAATCGTTTCGGCGAAGCTATGAGATGCTATAAAAGAGCTCGAAATGTCGGCGATATCGATAGTCTAGCTTTATCAGGATTAGCTAG ATTGTTTACCGAGTTAAACGAGGAAGAGGAAGCAGCCGGTGCTTATAAGCAATTGGTTAAAGAAGGCAGTGCATTTAATAAAGAGTACGCCGATGCTCATCGATATCTTGCCTATCATCACTTGAAGTTATCTCAGTTCCATTTAGCGTTCCAGTTCGCTCAATTGTGTTTGAATTTCGAAGAA acgaAAGAAGAAGGTAAAGCTTTATTAAAAGAGATAGCTACCAGGAGAGAGTTAGAAGAATGTAAGAATTTCGATACTCAATCAGTCAGCAataatttattccaaatttaa